Proteins from a single region of Paraglaciecola sp. T6c:
- a CDS encoding methyltransferase family protein, with protein sequence MEISGQALILIEFTRGYLAVFFTFVALFYAVKITIAKYKSGNEQVFAGERFCTSWWNHTLFRLFRVIIWMVCLFRWGFPALDYYLGIFSFLLVPCVLLTGNILLTLGFTVTIIVHLSMGEYWRSGVDPTGPRTLLTRGFFRFSRNPMFTAIAVAQLGFFLALPSVFSLICLLVGVLSLVRQIRVEEAHLSQAYPVAYTDYLLNVRRWL encoded by the coding sequence ATGGAAATATCTGGACAGGCGTTGATACTAATTGAGTTTACGCGAGGTTATCTTGCCGTTTTCTTTACCTTTGTCGCCCTTTTTTATGCCGTAAAGATCACCATAGCAAAGTACAAAAGCGGTAACGAGCAAGTGTTTGCGGGAGAGCGGTTTTGCACTTCTTGGTGGAATCACACACTTTTTCGTTTATTTCGAGTCATTATTTGGATGGTTTGCTTATTCAGGTGGGGTTTTCCCGCACTTGATTACTACTTAGGCATATTCTCATTTTTGCTTGTCCCTTGCGTGTTACTGACAGGCAATATTTTACTGACCCTTGGATTTACTGTAACCATTATAGTGCATTTGAGCATGGGCGAATATTGGCGCTCAGGTGTTGACCCAACAGGACCTAGAACACTCCTTACACGGGGGTTCTTCCGCTTTTCGCGCAATCCTATGTTTACTGCTATTGCGGTGGCTCAATTAGGCTTTTTTCTGGCTCTGCCCAGTGTTTTTTCGCTAATTTGCCTGCTCGTTGGTGTACTTTCATTGGTCCGCCAAATCCGAGTTGAAGAAGCGCATTTGTCTCAAGCCTATCCTGTGGCATACACCGACTATTTACTCAACGTTAGGCGTTGGCTTTAG